From Streptomyces griseorubiginosus, one genomic window encodes:
- a CDS encoding SigE family RNA polymerase sigma factor, giving the protein MNAEGLESFRDFVDSRSSALLKTAVLLCGGDQYAGEDLLQNALVRAAGRWQKIDEPEAYVRQVLYRQQISRWRLKWPRREVSVAEPPEPAGAGEGRADAAAATELRLVMRQALSRLTARQRTVLVLRYFEDLPEADVARLLGCSVGTVRSTTHRSLARLRSLAPELAALGPADAERLDSRDYSPVEVRP; this is encoded by the coding sequence ATGAATGCCGAAGGGCTGGAGAGTTTCCGGGACTTCGTGGACAGCAGGTCGTCCGCCCTGCTGAAGACCGCCGTCCTCCTGTGCGGGGGAGACCAGTACGCCGGTGAGGACCTGCTCCAGAACGCCCTGGTCCGGGCGGCCGGGCGCTGGCAGAAGATCGACGAACCCGAGGCCTACGTACGTCAGGTCCTCTACCGCCAGCAGATCAGCCGCTGGCGGCTGAAGTGGCCGCGCCGGGAGGTCAGCGTCGCCGAGCCGCCCGAACCGGCGGGCGCCGGCGAGGGCCGGGCCGACGCGGCCGCCGCCACCGAACTGCGCCTCGTGATGCGCCAGGCCCTGTCCCGGCTCACCGCACGGCAGCGCACCGTGCTGGTGCTGCGCTACTTCGAGGACCTGCCCGAGGCCGACGTGGCCCGGCTGCTCGGCTGCTCGGTCGGCACCGTGCGGTCCACCACCCACCGCTCGCTGGCCCGGCTGCGCTCACTCGCACCCGAACTGGCCGCCCTCGGGCCCGCCGACGCCGAGCGGCTGGACTCCCGTGACTACTCGCCCGTGGAGGTGCGTCCGTGA
- a CDS encoding WD40 repeat domain-containing protein — translation MNVDDIVRDALREQAAEQPPVAAGFADRVLAVRRRRRSRRIALAAAAAVAVVAVGVAVPLLDSGKDDVRPSGGGGVVVEKKTKAHPDQSPPREEISVGGTTLVGYFIPETVKKSADTAVSQRTYHLLNPRTGTYEKAPDWSWVAVAPGGKTAAVLERDLPASRIGLLDLTSGKVERWIKVDHGVGGLSFSRDGRKLVATTYSQNPDGLVKAEGDVEWGQPMTSSRTGFYVLDVASGDGAWTEIKTGGLPGGPTGSTFMNSRQDFALTDDGRHVWEGSPMEPGYVFYDLTGKKVSVPAGYKYLSWFVDAGLSPDGRLVAGDFAGKKWKTSSYVVDAKTGHPTEVRGQQLLAWVGNKQLIAWDIGKNDKNEFHQRLVLVTIGSDKEVPLSGFREGNDGDAGRWEPLFAQP, via the coding sequence GTGAACGTCGACGACATCGTGCGCGACGCGCTGCGCGAGCAGGCCGCCGAGCAACCGCCGGTCGCGGCGGGGTTCGCGGACCGGGTGCTCGCCGTGCGACGGCGCCGCCGCAGCCGCAGGATCGCGCTCGCCGCCGCGGCTGCGGTCGCCGTGGTCGCCGTGGGAGTGGCGGTACCGCTGCTGGACTCCGGCAAGGACGACGTACGGCCCTCGGGCGGTGGTGGGGTCGTGGTGGAGAAGAAGACGAAGGCCCACCCCGACCAGTCGCCGCCTCGCGAGGAGATCTCCGTCGGAGGCACGACCCTCGTCGGGTACTTCATCCCGGAGACGGTGAAGAAGAGCGCGGACACCGCTGTCTCCCAGCGCACCTACCACCTGCTGAACCCGAGGACCGGCACGTACGAGAAGGCCCCGGACTGGTCCTGGGTGGCGGTCGCGCCCGGCGGGAAGACGGCCGCCGTCCTCGAACGGGACCTGCCCGCCTCCCGGATCGGTCTGCTCGACCTGACCTCCGGCAAGGTCGAGCGCTGGATCAAGGTCGACCACGGGGTCGGCGGGCTCTCCTTCTCCCGCGACGGCCGCAAGCTGGTCGCGACGACGTACAGCCAGAACCCCGACGGGCTGGTCAAGGCGGAGGGCGACGTCGAGTGGGGTCAGCCCATGACGTCCAGCCGCACCGGCTTCTACGTCCTCGACGTGGCCTCCGGGGACGGTGCCTGGACCGAGATCAAGACCGGCGGCCTCCCCGGGGGCCCCACGGGCAGCACCTTCATGAACTCCCGCCAGGACTTCGCCCTCACCGACGACGGCCGGCACGTCTGGGAGGGCAGCCCGATGGAGCCCGGCTATGTGTTCTACGACCTCACGGGCAAGAAGGTCTCCGTGCCGGCGGGCTACAAGTACCTGTCGTGGTTCGTGGACGCGGGCCTGTCGCCCGACGGCAGGCTCGTCGCCGGGGACTTCGCGGGCAAGAAGTGGAAGACGTCGTCGTACGTCGTCGACGCGAAGACCGGTCACCCGACCGAGGTACGCGGCCAGCAGCTGCTCGCCTGGGTGGGCAACAAGCAGCTCATCGCCTGGGACATCGGCAAGAACGACAAGAACGAGTTCCACCAGCGGCTGGTGCTGGTCACCATCGGCAGCGACAAGGAGGTCCCGCTCAGCGGCTTCCGTGAGGGCAACGACGGGGACGCCGGACGCTGGGAGCCGCTGTTCGCCCAGCCCTGA
- the dapA gene encoding 4-hydroxy-tetrahydrodipicolinate synthase gives MTTTPPPFGRALCAMVTPFTAEGALDLDGAQRLAAHLVSQGCDGLVLSGTTGESPTTTDAEKSALVTAVREAVGERASVVAGVGTFDTRHTVELALAAEKAGADGVLVVSPYYSRPPQDALEAHFREIADASGLPVMLYDIPGRTGTRIEPETMIRLAGHPRIVAVKDCSYDLLGTQKVLHRTDLAYYAGCDEQILALYAVGGAGYVSTVANVVPDRMRAILDLFEAGDTPVSARLQQRAVPLIEAMMAAGLPGTVTAKALLNALGLPAGPVRAPLRPAGRETADGLLAEYERLVAA, from the coding sequence ATGACGACTACGCCTCCTCCCTTCGGCCGCGCCCTGTGTGCCATGGTCACCCCCTTCACCGCGGAGGGCGCGCTCGATCTCGACGGCGCCCAGCGCCTGGCCGCGCACCTGGTCTCGCAGGGCTGCGACGGCCTCGTCCTGTCCGGCACCACGGGTGAGTCGCCGACGACCACGGACGCGGAGAAGTCGGCGCTGGTGACGGCGGTCCGGGAGGCGGTGGGCGAGCGGGCGTCGGTGGTGGCGGGCGTGGGCACCTTCGACACCCGGCACACCGTCGAACTGGCTCTGGCGGCCGAGAAGGCGGGCGCCGACGGGGTGCTGGTGGTGAGCCCCTACTACAGCAGGCCGCCGCAGGACGCGCTGGAGGCGCACTTCCGGGAGATCGCTGACGCCTCGGGCCTGCCCGTGATGCTGTACGACATCCCGGGCCGCACCGGCACCCGCATCGAACCGGAGACCATGATCCGGCTCGCCGGGCACCCCCGGATCGTCGCGGTCAAGGACTGCTCCTACGACCTCCTCGGCACCCAGAAGGTCCTGCACCGCACGGACCTCGCGTACTACGCGGGCTGCGACGAGCAGATCCTCGCGCTGTACGCGGTGGGCGGGGCGGGATACGTCAGCACCGTGGCCAACGTGGTCCCGGACCGGATGCGGGCGATCCTCGACCTGTTCGAGGCGGGCGACACCCCCGTGTCCGCCCGCCTCCAACAGAGGGCCGTTCCGCTGATCGAGGCGATGATGGCGGCGGGCCTGCCCGGCACGGTCACCGCGAAGGCCCTGCTCAACGCGCTCGGTCTGCCCGCCGGCCCGGTCCGCGCCCCGCTGCGGCCCGCCGGCCGGGAGACGGCCGACGGGCTGCTGGCGGAGTACGAACGGCTGGTGGCCGCCTGA
- a CDS encoding phage holin family protein: MTGTMAPRPAHDEHHSVGELVGQATEQLSRLVRQEVALAKEELTEKGRRAGKGGGLLGAAGAFAYAGLLALAGTGVAALSLVLSVWAAALIVTGVLFVIAGVLAATGRAQLRQATPPTPEAALDSVKADVEEIKERAHR; this comes from the coding sequence GTGACCGGAACCATGGCCCCCAGGCCGGCGCATGACGAACACCACTCGGTGGGCGAACTCGTCGGACAGGCCACCGAACAGCTTTCCCGGCTGGTACGACAGGAAGTCGCCCTCGCGAAGGAGGAGCTGACCGAGAAAGGCCGGCGGGCCGGGAAGGGTGGCGGGCTGCTCGGTGCCGCCGGCGCCTTCGCCTACGCCGGACTGCTCGCGCTGGCCGGAACGGGCGTCGCCGCGCTGTCGCTGGTGCTGTCGGTCTGGGCCGCGGCGCTGATCGTGACGGGCGTGCTGTTCGTGATCGCGGGGGTGCTCGCGGCGACCGGGCGTGCCCAGCTGCGCCAGGCCACGCCCCCCACGCCGGAGGCGGCGCTCGACAGCGTCAAGGCCGATGTCGAGGAGATCAAGGAAAGGGCGCACCGATGA
- a CDS encoding DUF3618 domain-containing protein, which produces MTDRTTGDHAPSGAKGPDELRRQIERTRSELGDTVEELAGKMDVKGRARARAADLRDKAGAMTVQLRSTAAQAGHTVHDKATQAGHKVQDRAVQAGHKVQDRAVQAGHKAQDRALEAGHKVQDRTLRAGEATQGGATRTGHELERRAEHSVPGPVRPLVLAAIRHPRPALIVGAAVIAVAVVSWRYPKK; this is translated from the coding sequence ATGACGGACAGGACGACCGGCGATCACGCCCCTTCCGGGGCCAAGGGCCCTGACGAACTGCGGCGGCAGATCGAGCGGACCCGTAGTGAACTCGGCGACACGGTGGAGGAGTTGGCAGGAAAGATGGACGTGAAGGGGCGCGCCCGGGCCCGGGCGGCAGACCTCAGGGACAAGGCGGGCGCGATGACGGTGCAGCTGCGCAGCACCGCCGCGCAGGCCGGGCACACCGTGCACGACAAGGCCACGCAGGCGGGCCACAAGGTCCAGGACCGGGCCGTGCAGGCCGGGCACAAGGTCCAGGACCGGGCCGTCCAGGCGGGTCACAAGGCCCAGGACCGTGCCCTGGAGGCCGGGCACAAGGTCCAGGACCGGACCCTGCGGGCGGGTGAGGCCACGCAGGGCGGGGCCACCCGGACCGGCCACGAGCTGGAGCGCAGGGCGGAGCACAGCGTGCCGGGACCGGTCCGGCCCCTGGTCCTGGCGGCGATACGACACCCGCGTCCGGCGCTGATCGTGGGCGCGGCGGTGATCGCGGTCGCGGTGGTGTCATGGCGCTACCCGAAGAAGTGA
- a CDS encoding YihY/virulence factor BrkB family protein, translating to MDEQAENTAPESPLELPRRSWAAVTKRTFKELLDDELADRAAALTYYGVLSLFPALLVLVSLLGVVGQRATDNLLDNIGGLAPGPARDILRDAVVQLGESGGTGSVLAILGLLAALWSASSYVAAFIRTSNAVYDLPEGRPVWKLTPLRLALTVTLMLMLAASALIVVFTGPLAERAGRAVGFGDAAITAWGIAKWPVLLLLVVGMIALLYWAAPNVRGRGFRWVSPGSVLATLLWLAASAGFALYAANFGSYNKTYGTLAGAIVFLVWLWLTNLAILLGLEFDAELARERAIASGDHEPTEEPYVEPRDTRKWPPRLRAARARQK from the coding sequence ATGGACGAGCAGGCCGAGAACACCGCGCCGGAAAGCCCCTTGGAGTTGCCCAGGCGGTCCTGGGCCGCCGTCACGAAACGCACCTTCAAGGAACTGCTGGACGACGAACTGGCCGACCGTGCGGCCGCGTTGACGTACTACGGCGTCCTGTCGCTGTTCCCCGCCCTGCTGGTGCTGGTGTCCCTGCTGGGGGTGGTGGGACAGCGCGCGACGGACAATCTCCTCGACAACATCGGCGGCCTCGCGCCGGGGCCGGCCAGGGACATCCTGCGGGACGCGGTGGTCCAGCTCGGCGAGAGCGGGGGCACGGGAAGCGTCCTGGCGATCCTCGGACTGCTCGCCGCCCTGTGGTCGGCGTCCAGCTATGTCGCCGCGTTCATCCGTACGTCCAACGCGGTGTACGACCTGCCGGAGGGCCGTCCGGTGTGGAAGCTGACGCCGCTGCGCCTCGCGCTGACCGTGACGCTGATGCTGATGCTGGCGGCGAGTGCGCTGATCGTGGTCTTCACGGGCCCGCTCGCCGAACGGGCGGGCCGGGCGGTGGGGTTCGGCGACGCGGCGATCACGGCCTGGGGCATCGCCAAGTGGCCGGTGCTGCTGCTCCTGGTCGTCGGGATGATCGCCCTGCTGTACTGGGCGGCCCCCAACGTCCGTGGCCGCGGCTTCCGTTGGGTCTCCCCCGGTAGCGTCCTCGCCACGCTGCTCTGGCTCGCCGCGTCCGCCGGCTTCGCGCTCTATGCCGCCAACTTCGGTTCCTACAACAAGACCTACGGCACTCTCGCGGGCGCCATCGTGTTCCTCGTGTGGCTCTGGCTGACCAACCTGGCGATCCTGCTGGGCCTGGAGTTCGACGCGGAACTCGCCCGAGAGCGGGCCATCGCCTCAGGCGATCACGAGCCAACGGAGGAGCCGTACGTGGAACCCCGGGACACCCGCAAGTGGCCACCGAGACTACGGGCGGCACGAGCACGCCAGAAGTGA
- a CDS encoding winged helix-turn-helix domain-containing protein, whose translation MLDVTVIEDPEAAAVSLDPIRARLLAELAAGPASATMLAGQVGLPRQKVNYHLKALERHGLVELAGERRKGNVTERLMRATAASYVISPLALAAVQPDPDRFRDQLSARWLLALGARLVRDVGQLITGAAKARQRLATYALDGEVRFASAAERAAFIEELTAGVSALIRKYDAPDTEGGRDHRIVVAVHPTLKEPQSPSPQTELE comes from the coding sequence ATGCTGGACGTCACCGTGATCGAGGACCCCGAGGCCGCAGCCGTCTCCCTGGACCCCATAAGGGCGAGGCTGCTGGCCGAGCTGGCCGCCGGACCCGCCTCGGCCACCATGCTGGCCGGGCAGGTCGGCCTGCCCCGGCAGAAGGTGAACTACCACCTCAAGGCACTGGAGCGGCACGGCCTGGTCGAGCTCGCGGGGGAGCGCCGCAAGGGAAACGTCACCGAGCGGCTGATGCGGGCTACCGCGGCGTCGTACGTGATCTCCCCGCTGGCCCTCGCCGCCGTGCAGCCCGACCCGGACCGCTTCCGCGACCAGCTCTCCGCGCGCTGGCTGCTGGCGCTGGGCGCCCGGCTGGTGCGGGACGTCGGGCAGCTGATCACCGGTGCCGCGAAGGCTCGTCAACGACTGGCCACCTACGCGCTCGACGGCGAGGTGCGGTTCGCCTCCGCCGCCGAACGGGCCGCGTTCATCGAGGAGTTGACGGCCGGAGTCAGCGCCCTGATCCGCAAGTACGACGCCCCCGACACCGAGGGCGGCCGGGATCACCGGATCGTGGTGGCCGTCCATCCCACGCTCAAAGAGCCCCAGTCCCCTTCCCCGCAGACCGAGTTGGAGTAG
- a CDS encoding SRPBCC domain-containing protein: MSKEFEIAREFEVDATPEQVWAAITTGTDGYLWPMEPPEPRAGGKGPFGSTVTAWDPPHRYTNRVEDVDGISEQTLNQLDYTIEPRDEGRRAWVRYVHSGIFVDDWDNQYDGAAKHTDFYLHTLREYLVHFAPRPAAFATFDGPEASKAPDALAVVGRALGVGEDVTAGTRLTVHGPDTFDAVVDFRNEYFIGLRTDRGLTRIFGRNHWGHPVGVSLHDFAPDSDIKECEGEWRGWLNGVFNQP; encoded by the coding sequence ATGTCCAAAGAGTTCGAGATCGCCCGCGAGTTCGAGGTCGACGCCACCCCCGAGCAGGTCTGGGCGGCGATCACCACCGGGACCGACGGCTACCTGTGGCCCATGGAGCCGCCCGAGCCGCGTGCCGGGGGCAAGGGCCCCTTCGGGTCCACGGTCACCGCCTGGGACCCGCCGCACCGCTACACCAACCGCGTCGAGGACGTCGACGGCATCTCCGAGCAGACCCTCAACCAGCTCGACTACACCATCGAGCCGCGGGACGAGGGCCGCCGGGCCTGGGTGCGGTACGTGCACAGCGGGATCTTCGTCGACGACTGGGACAACCAGTACGACGGTGCCGCCAAGCACACCGACTTCTATCTGCACACCCTGCGCGAGTACCTGGTCCACTTCGCGCCGAGGCCGGCTGCCTTCGCGACCTTCGACGGACCCGAGGCGTCCAAGGCGCCGGACGCCCTCGCCGTCGTGGGGCGGGCACTCGGCGTCGGCGAGGACGTGACCGCGGGCACCCGGCTCACCGTCCACGGGCCCGACACCTTCGACGCCGTGGTCGACTTCCGCAACGAGTACTTCATCGGGCTGCGCACCGACCGCGGGCTCACCCGGATCTTCGGGCGCAACCACTGGGGCCACCCGGTCGGCGTCTCCCTGCACGACTTCGCCCCCGACTCCGACATCAAGGAGTGCGAGGGCGAGTGGCGGGGCTGGCTGAACGGGGTGTTCAACCAGCCCTGA
- a CDS encoding endonuclease/exonuclease/phosphatase family protein gives MPSNKSARLAALTVAALSAASTVVLVSPAHAAAVSIHDIQGATRISPYAGQKVTDVAGIVTGVRTYGSSRGFWIQDPNPDDNPATSEGVFVFTSSTPKVAVGDAVTVTGTVSEYVPGGTSTGNQSLTEITKPTVTVVSSGNAVPAATVVDAKSVPAAYAPAGDAAAGNSINGLTLQPKKYALDFYESLEGMNVQVKDVRVVGATDPYTELWVTVKPRENATKRGGTLYGSYDSQNTGRLQIQSLGSTAAFPVANVGDVLTGTTTGPLDYNQFGGYTLVAGELGTLKSAGLQRESTRKQSRGELAVATYNVENLDPSDATFEEHASAIVNNLKSPDIVSLEEIQDNNGAKDDGTTAADVTVNKLIDAIVAAGGPKYDWRSIDPTNDTDGGEPGGNIRQVFLFNPERVSFTDRAGGDATTAVGVTKVRGKAQLTASPGRIDPTNTAWNSSRKPLVGEFVFRGRTVFVIANHFNSKGGDYGLTSATQPVPRSSEVQRHQQATLVNGFVKDILDTQKNADVIALGDINDFEFSDTAKILEGDGELWSAIKSLPKSERYTYDYQGNQQVLDQILVSPSIRRSCDFEYDSVHINSEFNDQISDHDPQVLRFEP, from the coding sequence TTGCCGAGCAACAAGTCCGCGCGTCTCGCCGCGCTCACCGTCGCCGCCCTGTCCGCGGCCTCCACCGTCGTCCTGGTCTCGCCCGCGCACGCGGCGGCCGTGAGCATCCATGACATCCAGGGCGCGACCCGGATATCCCCGTACGCCGGTCAGAAGGTCACGGATGTGGCCGGAATCGTCACCGGGGTGCGCACCTACGGCTCCTCCAGAGGTTTCTGGATCCAGGATCCGAACCCCGATGACAACCCGGCGACCAGTGAGGGCGTGTTCGTCTTCACCAGCTCCACGCCGAAGGTCGCCGTCGGTGACGCCGTCACGGTCACCGGCACGGTCTCGGAGTACGTCCCGGGCGGCACCTCGACCGGCAACCAGTCGCTGACCGAGATCACCAAGCCGACGGTCACGGTCGTCTCCAGCGGCAACGCGGTCCCGGCCGCGACCGTGGTCGACGCGAAGTCGGTGCCCGCCGCGTACGCCCCGGCCGGCGATGCCGCGGCCGGCAACTCGATCAACGGTCTGACGCTTCAGCCGAAGAAGTACGCCCTGGACTTCTACGAGTCCCTGGAGGGCATGAACGTCCAGGTCAAGGACGTCCGCGTGGTCGGCGCGACCGACCCGTACACCGAGCTGTGGGTCACGGTGAAGCCGCGCGAGAACGCCACGAAGCGCGGTGGCACGCTCTACGGCTCCTACGACTCCCAGAACACCGGCCGGCTCCAGATCCAGTCGCTGGGCTCGACCGCCGCCTTCCCGGTCGCGAACGTCGGTGACGTGCTCACCGGCACCACCACGGGCCCGCTGGACTACAACCAGTTCGGCGGCTACACCCTGGTCGCGGGCGAGCTCGGCACGCTCAAGAGCGCCGGTCTCCAGCGCGAGTCGACGCGGAAGCAGTCGCGGGGCGAGCTCGCGGTCGCGACGTACAACGTCGAGAACCTCGACCCGTCCGACGCCACCTTCGAGGAGCACGCCTCCGCGATCGTGAACAACCTGAAGTCGCCCGACATCGTGTCCCTGGAGGAGATCCAGGACAACAACGGCGCGAAGGACGACGGCACCACCGCCGCCGACGTGACGGTGAACAAGCTGATCGACGCGATCGTGGCGGCAGGTGGCCCGAAGTACGACTGGCGCTCCATCGACCCGACCAACGACACCGACGGCGGCGAGCCGGGCGGCAACATCCGCCAGGTGTTCCTGTTCAACCCGGAGCGGGTCTCCTTCACGGACCGCGCGGGTGGCGACGCCACCACCGCGGTCGGGGTCACCAAGGTCCGCGGCAAGGCCCAGCTGACGGCCTCCCCGGGCCGTATCGACCCGACGAACACGGCGTGGAACAGCAGCCGCAAGCCGCTGGTCGGCGAGTTCGTCTTCCGTGGCCGCACGGTCTTCGTGATCGCCAACCACTTCAACTCCAAGGGCGGCGACTACGGGCTGACCTCGGCGACCCAGCCGGTGCCGCGCAGCTCCGAGGTCCAGCGCCACCAGCAGGCCACGCTGGTGAACGGGTTCGTCAAGGACATCCTCGACACCCAGAAGAACGCGGACGTCATCGCCCTCGGCGACATCAACGACTTCGAGTTCTCCGACACCGCGAAGATCCTGGAGGGTGACGGCGAGCTCTGGTCGGCGATCAAGTCGCTGCCGAAGAGCGAGCGTTACACCTACGACTACCAGGGCAACCAGCAGGTCCTGGACCAGATCCTGGTCAGCCCGTCGATCCGGCGGTCCTGCGACTTCGAGTACGACAGCGTGCACATCAACTCGGAGTTCAACGACCAGATCAGCGACCACGACCCGCAGGTGCTGCGCTTCGAGCCGTAA
- a CDS encoding alkaline phosphatase PhoX yields the protein MSLTRRDFAAKSALTGAGVALAGSVGALATAPNALAATDVESEGAETAGAHHGVGYGPLVPDPDGILALPAGFTYKVITYSGKTKLESGEFTPSNHDGTSTFDGPRGTTLLVNNHELAGPRANWPHPVPLTEGLVYDPAAAGGCTVVEVRPGGKVAEWVGIAGTATNCAGGNTPWGTWLTCEETEDKAGTNGFTKDHGYVFEVDPSDRRANRNPKPIKALGRYAHEAVVVDPRRGHLYLTEDASNPNGLLYRWTPPEGFCHGHGKLRTLAENAGILQAFKCFDSGGKFVDDLSRATKIGTVYGVDWVDVPDRDARTTSVRKQFTAGQVTRARKLEGMWWGDGGTYIVSSYARTESPVQHDGAVWFYDPKRRTLTLKVLLGVNPDPSVDGAFDGPDNITVSPYGGLVIAEDGEGVQHLFGATESGRTYPIARNELNIGTEEEPEYSEFTGVTFSPDGKTLYANIQTPGIMLAITGPWKRQRR from the coding sequence ATGTCGCTCACCCGCAGGGACTTTGCCGCGAAATCCGCGCTCACCGGGGCCGGGGTCGCGCTGGCGGGCAGTGTCGGCGCCCTCGCCACCGCCCCCAACGCGCTCGCCGCCACCGACGTCGAGAGCGAGGGCGCGGAGACCGCAGGGGCCCACCACGGCGTCGGCTACGGCCCGCTGGTCCCCGACCCCGACGGCATCCTCGCGCTGCCCGCCGGGTTCACGTACAAGGTCATCACCTACAGCGGCAAGACCAAGCTGGAGTCGGGTGAGTTCACCCCGTCCAACCACGACGGCACGTCCACCTTCGACGGGCCGCGCGGCACCACCCTCCTCGTCAACAACCACGAGCTGGCCGGGCCCCGCGCCAACTGGCCGCACCCGGTGCCGCTCACCGAGGGCCTCGTCTACGACCCGGCCGCGGCCGGCGGCTGCACGGTCGTCGAGGTGCGCCCCGGTGGCAAGGTCGCCGAGTGGGTCGGCATCGCCGGCACCGCCACCAACTGCGCGGGCGGCAACACTCCTTGGGGCACCTGGCTCACCTGCGAGGAGACCGAGGACAAGGCCGGCACCAACGGCTTCACCAAGGACCACGGCTACGTCTTCGAGGTCGACCCCTCGGACCGCCGCGCCAACAGGAATCCCAAGCCCATCAAGGCACTGGGCCGTTACGCCCACGAGGCCGTCGTCGTCGACCCCAGGCGCGGGCACCTGTACCTCACCGAGGACGCCTCCAACCCCAACGGCCTGCTGTACCGCTGGACCCCGCCCGAGGGCTTCTGCCACGGCCACGGCAAGCTGCGCACCCTCGCCGAGAACGCGGGCATCCTCCAGGCCTTCAAGTGCTTCGACTCCGGCGGCAAGTTCGTCGACGACCTCTCCCGCGCCACGAAGATCGGCACGGTGTACGGCGTCGACTGGGTGGACGTGCCCGACCGCGACGCGAGGACCACCTCCGTGCGCAAGCAGTTCACGGCCGGCCAGGTCACCCGCGCCCGCAAGCTCGAGGGTATGTGGTGGGGCGACGGCGGCACCTACATCGTCTCCTCGTACGCCCGCACCGAGAGCCCCGTCCAGCACGACGGAGCGGTGTGGTTCTACGACCCCAAGCGCCGCACGCTGACCCTGAAGGTCCTCCTGGGTGTCAACCCCGACCCCTCGGTCGACGGCGCCTTCGACGGCCCCGACAACATCACCGTCTCCCCGTACGGCGGCCTCGTCATCGCCGAGGACGGCGAGGGCGTCCAGCACCTGTTCGGCGCCACGGAGAGCGGCCGCACCTACCCGATCGCCCGCAACGAACTGAACATCGGCACCGAGGAGGAGCCCGAGTACAGCGAGTTCACCGGCGTCACCTTCTCGCCCGACGGAAAGACGCTGTACGCCAACATCCAGACCCCGGGGATCATGCTGGCGATCACGGGGCCGTGGAAGCGCCAGCGCCGCTAG
- a CDS encoding GntR family transcriptional regulator, translated as MKAIRPLARTLLRDRAYASIRDAIVAGEIEPGQVVRDGELAERLGLSRAPVREAFARLVDEGLLESKPQSYTRVTQVDAAEVRDAAAVVGAMHELVTRVAVPRLFAADIETMRAANARFAAAVAAGDVDEALHADDDLHDVLVRVSGNRAAAATAARYTPLIRRLERRRFGEGGNCRSAGLHDRLIEACAAGDVDEAVDVTAEIWRGLAELADSD; from the coding sequence ATGAAGGCCATACGACCGCTCGCCCGCACCCTGCTGAGGGACCGGGCCTACGCATCCATCCGGGACGCCATCGTGGCCGGGGAGATCGAGCCCGGGCAGGTGGTGCGGGACGGTGAGCTCGCCGAGCGGCTCGGGCTGTCGCGGGCGCCGGTGCGGGAGGCCTTCGCGCGGCTCGTCGACGAGGGGCTGCTGGAGAGCAAGCCACAGAGCTACACCCGGGTGACCCAGGTCGACGCCGCCGAGGTGCGCGACGCCGCCGCCGTGGTCGGGGCCATGCACGAACTGGTCACCCGGGTCGCCGTGCCGCGCCTGTTCGCCGCCGACATCGAGACCATGCGCGCGGCCAACGCACGCTTCGCGGCCGCCGTCGCCGCCGGAGACGTGGACGAGGCCCTGCACGCCGACGACGACCTGCACGACGTCCTCGTCCGCGTCAGCGGCAACCGCGCGGCCGCCGCCACCGCCGCCCGCTACACCCCCCTCATCCGACGCCTCGAACGCCGCCGCTTCGGGGAGGGCGGCAACTGCCGGTCCGCCGGTCTGCACGACCGGCTGATCGAGGCCTGCGCGGCGGGCGACGTCGACGAGGCCGTCGACGTCACTGCGGAGATCTGGCGAGGGCTGGCCGAGCTCGCCGACAGCGACTGA